The following proteins are co-located in the Pyrococcus abyssi GE5 genome:
- a CDS encoding 50S ribosomal protein L40e has product MARFPEAEARIFKKYICLRCGATNPWGAEKCRKCGYKRLRPKAREPRGGGR; this is encoded by the coding sequence ATGGCGAGGTTTCCAGAAGCTGAGGCGAGGATATTCAAGAAGTACATCTGCCTAAGGTGTGGTGCCACTAACCCATGGGGAGCAGAAAAGTGCAGGAAGTGCGGTTACAAGAGGCTCAGGCCAAAAGCTAGGGAACCTAGGGGAGGAGGTCGCTGA
- a CDS encoding DMT family transporter, which yields MRRKSEGIALALIGMLLYGLEPVVISYNPVNPISFAFFSAFFASLILIPFADFLEVKAYWRRGALIGFFGTFLAYLSYSFGAKMSSSVNAALITRAEVIFSFLLSYAILGERITRRRIINSTLVIIGVILVITQGRKISLNVGDFLLLLVPLFWQIGHVIAKKTNAKPQTIAFLRNSFGSLFLLLPTLTTELSFTPYSIAEGLIIALGQLIWYSAISRIDLSLATAIITPAPAVAIGIALITGVPVTLWHLLGFIFITIGTLNLTRD from the coding sequence ATGAGAAGAAAGAGTGAGGGCATAGCTTTAGCATTGATAGGGATGCTGCTCTACGGGTTGGAGCCGGTAGTTATAAGCTACAATCCAGTTAATCCAATAAGTTTTGCCTTCTTCTCAGCATTTTTCGCTTCGCTAATCTTAATCCCATTTGCCGATTTTTTGGAGGTGAAAGCTTACTGGAGGAGGGGAGCGCTAATAGGGTTCTTCGGAACTTTTCTAGCTTACCTTTCCTACTCCTTTGGGGCCAAGATGTCGAGCTCGGTTAATGCAGCTCTTATAACCAGGGCCGAGGTGATATTTTCGTTCTTGCTCTCGTATGCAATCCTGGGCGAGAGGATAACCAGGAGAAGGATAATCAATTCAACCCTTGTAATCATAGGAGTAATTCTCGTCATAACCCAAGGAAGGAAAATCTCGCTGAACGTTGGAGACTTTCTACTGCTATTAGTTCCGTTATTTTGGCAGATAGGACACGTTATTGCAAAGAAAACTAACGCTAAGCCTCAAACGATAGCATTCCTTAGAAATTCATTCGGCTCCCTGTTCTTACTATTGCCAACCCTGACAACCGAGCTATCCTTCACTCCCTACTCAATAGCCGAGGGGCTGATAATAGCTTTAGGCCAATTAATATGGTACTCGGCGATAAGTAGGATAGACCTTTCTCTGGCAACCGCAATAATAACCCCAGCTCCGGCAGTTGCAATTGGGATAGCGCTGATAACCGGGGTACCCGTGACCCTGTGGCATCTTCTGGGCTTCATATTCATAACAATAGGAACGCTGAACTTGACCAGGGATTAG
- a CDS encoding translation initiation factor IF-2 subunit alpha, translated as MPRRAREYPEEGEFVVATVKRIHNYGAFLELDEYPGKEAFMHISEVASTWVRNIRDYLKEGQKVVAKVIRVDPRKGHIDLSLRRVTQQQRKAKLQEFKRAQKAENLLKLAAEKLGKDFETAWREVWVPLEEEWGEVYAAFEDAAKDGIDVLKGHVPDEWLPVLKEIIDNYVEVPTVTIDAEFEITVPKPNGVEIIKEALIRARDRANKEKDVEVKFTYLGAPRYRIDITAPDYYKAEEVLESIAEEILRVIKEAGGEATLLRKEKRIKKVKKRKK; from the coding sequence ATGCCGAGAAGGGCTAGGGAATATCCCGAAGAGGGAGAGTTTGTGGTGGCTACCGTTAAGAGGATTCACAATTACGGAGCATTCCTTGAGCTTGACGAGTATCCTGGGAAGGAAGCTTTCATGCACATAAGCGAAGTCGCCTCTACTTGGGTTAGGAACATTAGGGATTACCTTAAGGAGGGGCAGAAGGTAGTTGCAAAAGTGATAAGGGTAGACCCCAGGAAGGGACATATAGATTTAAGCCTGAGAAGGGTGACCCAACAGCAAAGAAAGGCGAAGCTCCAGGAATTTAAGAGGGCTCAGAAGGCAGAGAATTTACTCAAGCTCGCGGCCGAAAAGCTTGGGAAGGACTTCGAAACTGCTTGGCGCGAGGTTTGGGTTCCGTTGGAAGAGGAGTGGGGCGAAGTTTACGCTGCCTTTGAGGACGCTGCCAAGGATGGTATTGATGTCCTAAAGGGCCACGTTCCAGACGAGTGGTTGCCCGTTTTGAAGGAGATAATAGATAACTACGTAGAGGTTCCCACCGTAACCATAGATGCGGAGTTCGAGATAACGGTTCCAAAGCCAAATGGAGTGGAGATAATAAAGGAGGCACTCATAAGGGCTAGAGATAGGGCGAACAAAGAGAAGGATGTGGAGGTGAAGTTCACCTACCTAGGAGCCCCCCGCTACAGAATAGACATAACGGCACCGGACTACTACAAGGCCGAGGAAGTCCTTGAGAGCATAGCCGAGGAAATACTTAGGGTCATCAAGGAAGCAGGTGGGGAAGCTACCCTATTAAGGAAGGAGAAGAGGATAAAGAAGGTTAAGAAGAGGAAGAAGTGA
- a CDS encoding acyl-CoA mutase large subunit family protein, which yields MTFDVEKLKKIKEEEKRWEETTVKKFLEKAPERKEKFMTDDGFEIKRIYTPADLGENWDYLEKLGFPGEYPFTRGVYATMYRGRIWTMRQYAGYATAEESNKRYKYLLSQGQTGLSVAFDLPTQLGYDSDHPLAEGEVGKVGVAIDSLWDMRILFDGIPLDKVSTSMTINATAANLLAMYILVAEEQGVPQEKLRGTVQNDILKEYIARGTYIFPPQPSMRLTTDIIMYCAENVPKWNPISISGYHIREAGANAVQEVAFTLADGIEYVKAVIERGMDVDKFAPRLSFFFAAHNNFLEEIAKFRAARRLWAYIMKEWFNAKNPRSMMLRFHTQTAGSTLTAQQPENNIIRVAIQALAAVLGGTQSLHTNSYDEALSLPTEKSVRIALRTQQIIAYESGVVDTVDPLGGAYYIEWLTDHIFEEALKYIEKIQKMGGMMRAIERGYVQKEIAEAAYKYQKEIEEGKRIIVGVNKFVTDEPIEVEILKVDPSIRDKQIERLKKLRSERDNKKVEEALDKLRNAAEKEDENLMPYIIEAHRHLATLQEVTDVLREIWGEYRAPLIF from the coding sequence ATGACCTTTGACGTTGAAAAGCTAAAAAAGATTAAGGAGGAAGAAAAGCGCTGGGAAGAGACTACAGTTAAGAAATTCTTAGAAAAGGCTCCAGAAAGGAAAGAGAAATTTATGACGGATGATGGATTTGAGATAAAGAGGATCTACACTCCAGCAGACCTCGGAGAAAACTGGGATTACCTTGAGAAGCTTGGATTTCCAGGAGAGTATCCCTTCACAAGAGGGGTCTACGCTACAATGTACAGGGGAAGAATATGGACAATGAGGCAGTACGCAGGTTACGCTACGGCAGAGGAGAGCAATAAGAGATACAAGTACTTGCTAAGCCAAGGTCAAACTGGATTGAGTGTTGCTTTTGACTTGCCGACTCAACTTGGTTATGACTCCGACCATCCATTAGCGGAGGGAGAGGTTGGTAAGGTTGGAGTTGCCATAGATTCCCTCTGGGATATGAGGATACTCTTCGATGGAATACCCCTAGACAAGGTTTCAACTTCAATGACGATAAACGCTACCGCAGCCAACTTGCTCGCCATGTACATATTGGTAGCTGAAGAACAGGGAGTTCCCCAGGAAAAACTCAGGGGGACTGTTCAGAACGACATTTTAAAGGAGTACATAGCTAGGGGAACCTACATCTTCCCGCCACAGCCGAGCATGAGGTTAACAACCGACATCATAATGTACTGTGCTGAAAACGTTCCGAAGTGGAATCCGATCTCAATAAGCGGTTACCACATAAGGGAGGCCGGAGCTAACGCAGTTCAAGAGGTTGCGTTCACGCTAGCGGATGGAATAGAGTACGTTAAAGCTGTAATAGAAAGGGGAATGGACGTAGATAAGTTCGCTCCAAGGTTAAGCTTCTTCTTCGCTGCGCATAATAACTTCCTGGAAGAGATAGCCAAGTTCAGGGCTGCTAGAAGATTGTGGGCATACATAATGAAGGAGTGGTTCAACGCAAAGAACCCGAGGTCGATGATGCTAAGATTCCACACCCAGACGGCCGGTTCAACATTAACGGCACAACAACCCGAGAACAACATAATTAGGGTTGCCATCCAAGCTCTAGCCGCGGTCCTCGGCGGAACCCAGAGCTTGCATACCAACAGCTACGATGAAGCATTAAGCCTTCCAACGGAGAAGAGCGTCAGGATAGCTTTGAGGACTCAGCAGATTATTGCTTACGAGAGCGGTGTTGTAGATACTGTAGATCCACTTGGAGGGGCCTACTACATCGAGTGGCTTACGGATCACATCTTCGAGGAGGCCCTCAAGTACATAGAGAAGATCCAAAAGATGGGAGGAATGATGAGGGCTATAGAGAGGGGTTACGTGCAAAAGGAGATTGCTGAAGCAGCTTACAAATACCAAAAGGAAATAGAGGAAGGTAAAAGAATAATAGTAGGCGTGAACAAGTTCGTAACCGACGAGCCCATTGAAGTTGAAATACTTAAGGTCGATCCAAGCATCAGGGACAAGCAAATCGAGAGGTTGAAGAAGCTCAGGAGCGAGAGGGACAACAAGAAGGTCGAAGAAGCCTTGGATAAGCTCAGGAACGCAGCCGAGAAGGAGGATGAGAACCTAATGCCCTACATAATAGAGGCCCACAGACACCTAGCAACCCTTCAAGAGGTTACAGATGTTCTAAGGGAAATATGGGGAGAATACAGAGCTCCTCTGATATTCTGA
- a CDS encoding UbiD family decarboxylase codes for MLREILERFDDLVVIEKPVSKEIEITKFLLKYKDKPILFKDVEGWEVAGNVWSTRERIAKFLSTDNKGLLEILYRAIENPKEYAVVDKAEFLKNKESVNLLELPIPRYYPKDGGHYFTSAMVIAKKDFVNVSFHRMMVLDEERAAIRLVPRHLYSMWKDSVEHGEELEVRIVVGNPVHLLLAGATSVAYGVSELEIASAISLEAFGKPVEVVNLDGIPVPVESEFVFKAKITDELVDEGPFVDITGTYDIVRKQPVVVFEEMYHVDDPIFHALLPGGYEHYMLMGLPKEPQIYASVKKVVPKVHGVRLTEGGCMWLHAVVSITKQHEGDGKNAILAAFAGHPSLKRVVVVDEDVNIYDDREVEWAIATRFQPDRDLVIISNARGSSLDPSGSDGLTAKWGIDATKPLNKKGEFERVKLYS; via the coding sequence ATGTTAAGGGAAATTCTCGAGAGGTTTGATGATTTGGTTGTTATCGAGAAGCCCGTTAGTAAGGAGATCGAGATCACGAAGTTCCTCTTAAAATATAAGGACAAGCCAATTCTCTTCAAGGACGTTGAGGGATGGGAAGTCGCTGGAAACGTATGGTCAACGAGGGAAAGAATAGCCAAGTTTCTTAGCACGGACAATAAGGGATTACTGGAGATTCTCTACAGAGCAATCGAAAATCCTAAGGAGTACGCTGTCGTGGATAAGGCTGAGTTCTTAAAGAACAAGGAGAGCGTTAACTTACTTGAGCTTCCGATTCCAAGGTACTATCCAAAGGATGGAGGGCACTACTTCACCTCGGCCATGGTCATAGCAAAGAAGGATTTCGTAAACGTGTCTTTCCATAGGATGATGGTTCTTGACGAGGAGAGGGCCGCTATAAGGCTAGTTCCTAGGCATCTCTACTCTATGTGGAAGGACAGCGTTGAGCATGGGGAAGAGCTCGAAGTTAGAATAGTCGTTGGAAACCCAGTTCATCTTCTCTTGGCTGGAGCCACCAGCGTAGCTTACGGTGTAAGTGAGCTCGAGATAGCCTCAGCAATCTCATTAGAGGCCTTCGGAAAGCCTGTGGAGGTCGTAAATTTGGATGGAATTCCGGTTCCAGTCGAGAGCGAATTCGTGTTCAAAGCTAAGATTACCGATGAGCTTGTCGATGAAGGACCATTCGTTGATATAACTGGAACTTACGACATCGTTAGGAAGCAACCAGTGGTCGTCTTTGAGGAGATGTACCACGTTGATGACCCTATATTCCATGCACTCCTCCCTGGGGGTTACGAGCATTACATGCTCATGGGCCTTCCTAAAGAGCCTCAGATATATGCCAGCGTCAAGAAGGTTGTTCCAAAAGTTCACGGGGTTAGGTTAACGGAAGGAGGCTGCATGTGGCTTCATGCCGTTGTTAGTATAACCAAGCAACATGAAGGCGACGGAAAGAACGCTATATTAGCTGCCTTTGCTGGACATCCCAGCTTGAAGAGGGTTGTTGTGGTTGATGAGGACGTTAATATATACGACGACAGAGAGGTCGAGTGGGCCATAGCTACCAGATTTCAACCTGATAGGGATCTAGTGATAATATCAAATGCCAGGGGCTCTTCCCTGGATCCTTCAGGAAGTGATGGATTGACGGCTAAATGGGGAATAGATGCCACAAAACCTCTCAATAAGAAAGGAGAGTTCGAGAGAGTAAAACTGTATTCTTAG
- a CDS encoding RNA-protein complex protein Nop10 produces MRFRIRKCPKCGRYTLKETCPVCGEKTKVAHPPRFSPEDPYGEYRRRLKRELLGIGRKEK; encoded by the coding sequence ATGAGGTTTAGAATTAGGAAATGCCCAAAGTGCGGTAGATACACGCTCAAGGAGACCTGCCCCGTATGTGGGGAAAAGACTAAAGTAGCCCACCCACCAAGGTTCTCACCCGAGGATCCATACGGTGAATACAGAAGGAGGTTGAAGAGGGAACTCCTGGGAATTGGGAGGAAGGAAAAATGA
- a CDS encoding proteasome assembly chaperone family protein, which yields MKETIIVVHERPEIYDPVFIEGLPGIGLVGKLAAEHLIQELKAKKFAELYSPHFMHQVLIRKGSIVELMKNEFYYWKSPDDEHRDLIIITGDTQVPPTDSYGHFEVVGKMLDFVQEFGTREIITMGGYQVPELQGEPRVLAAVTHPDLVEYYKEKLKDCSVNVIWREDEGGAIVGAAGLLLGIGKLRGMFGISLLGESLGYIVDAKAAKAVLSAVAKILNLEIDMTALEERAKETEEILRKVEEMQRAMMEQQLPRPTHEEEDRGYL from the coding sequence ATGAAGGAAACTATAATCGTTGTTCATGAAAGGCCTGAGATTTACGATCCCGTTTTTATCGAGGGACTCCCTGGGATCGGGTTAGTTGGTAAGTTAGCGGCTGAGCACTTGATTCAAGAGTTGAAGGCCAAGAAGTTTGCCGAGCTTTACTCACCCCACTTCATGCATCAGGTTTTGATAAGGAAGGGCTCGATAGTTGAGCTCATGAAGAACGAGTTCTACTACTGGAAGAGTCCCGATGATGAGCACAGGGACTTGATAATAATAACGGGAGACACTCAGGTTCCTCCCACGGACAGCTATGGCCACTTTGAGGTCGTTGGAAAGATGCTCGACTTTGTTCAGGAGTTCGGAACCAGGGAGATTATAACCATGGGGGGCTACCAAGTTCCAGAGCTTCAAGGAGAACCTAGGGTTCTGGCCGCCGTTACGCATCCCGATTTAGTTGAGTACTACAAGGAGAAGCTCAAGGACTGTAGCGTCAACGTCATTTGGAGGGAAGACGAAGGAGGAGCGATAGTTGGAGCCGCCGGCTTGTTGCTCGGGATAGGTAAGCTAAGGGGCATGTTCGGTATAAGCCTATTGGGTGAGAGCCTGGGATACATAGTTGATGCTAAGGCGGCTAAGGCAGTTCTTAGTGCCGTTGCTAAGATACTGAACCTTGAAATTGACATGACCGCGTTGGAAGAGAGGGCCAAGGAAACCGAGGAGATATTAAGAAAGGTAGAGGAAATGCAGAGGGCAATGATGGAGCAACAACTGCCAAGACCAACCCATGAGGAAGAAGATAGGGGCTATCTGTAG
- the panB gene encoding 3-methyl-2-oxobutanoate hydroxymethyltransferase, with translation MREITPRKIIEMKGKEKIAMITAYDYPSALLADKAGFDIVFVGDSLGMVVYGEPNTLNVSMEQMVFHTRAVARAVKRALVLADMPFGSYEVSVEEGIKNAIKLIQAGADAVKIEGGYDHKKLVKRLVRMGIPVMGHTGLTPQRYLRLGGYRIMGSTEEEVEEIIRDAKALEKAGAFAVVLEFVLADVAKLVTEEVSIPTIGIGSGPYVDGQVLVWHDVLGLYEESPPFVKRYANLRDEILGAISEFKKDVKEGKFPGREHYWEFQDKEEFKRIKESVLRKVD, from the coding sequence ATGAGGGAGATAACCCCTAGAAAAATTATCGAGATGAAGGGAAAAGAAAAGATAGCGATGATAACCGCTTACGATTACCCATCGGCTCTTCTCGCTGACAAAGCTGGGTTCGACATAGTCTTTGTTGGAGATTCCCTGGGGATGGTAGTGTATGGAGAACCAAATACTCTCAACGTGAGCATGGAGCAGATGGTATTCCACACGAGAGCCGTAGCAAGGGCAGTTAAGAGAGCCCTAGTTCTAGCTGACATGCCCTTTGGAAGCTATGAGGTGAGCGTTGAAGAAGGAATTAAGAATGCGATAAAGCTAATACAGGCTGGAGCTGATGCCGTTAAAATTGAAGGAGGCTACGATCACAAAAAGTTAGTTAAAAGGCTTGTTAGGATGGGCATTCCAGTTATGGGGCATACTGGATTAACGCCTCAACGCTACTTAAGGCTTGGGGGTTATAGGATTATGGGTTCCACGGAGGAGGAGGTCGAGGAGATAATAAGGGATGCAAAAGCCCTAGAAAAGGCGGGAGCCTTTGCTGTGGTCTTGGAGTTCGTTCTTGCAGATGTTGCTAAGCTCGTGACTGAAGAAGTCTCCATACCGACGATAGGAATAGGCTCTGGGCCCTATGTGGATGGGCAAGTTTTAGTTTGGCACGACGTTCTCGGCCTCTACGAGGAGTCACCACCCTTCGTTAAGAGGTACGCGAACTTGAGGGATGAAATATTGGGGGCAATCTCCGAATTCAAAAAAGATGTAAAGGAAGGAAAATTCCCAGGAAGGGAGCATTACTGGGAGTTCCAGGATAAGGAAGAATTTAAGAGGATAAAGGAGAGCGTTTTGAGGAAGGTTGACTAA
- a CDS encoding dicarboxylate/amino acid:cation symporter, whose product MGWLKKYLEFPVLQKILIGLILGAIVGLILGHYGYADAVKTYIKPFGDLFVRLLKMLVMPIVFASLVVGAASISPARLGRVGVKIVVYYLLTSAFAVTLGIIMARIFNPGAGITLAEAGKQFQPKQAPPLVQTLLNIIPTNPFGALANGKVLPTIFFAIVLGIAITYLMNSKDERVRKSAETLLNAINGLAEAMYKIVAGVMQYAPIGVFALIANVMASQGVKVVGELAKVTVAVYVGLALQILLVYFVLLKVFGIDPIKFISKAKDAMLTAFVTRSSSGTLPVTMRVAEDMGISKGIYSFTLPLGATINMDGTALYQGVCTFFIANALGMHLTLGQQLTIVLTAVLASIGTAGVPGAGAIMLAMVLESVGLPLTDANVAAAYAMILGIDAILDMGRTMVNVTGDLTGTAIVAKTEGELKEGIIY is encoded by the coding sequence ATGGGGTGGCTTAAAAAATACCTAGAGTTCCCTGTTCTGCAAAAGATCTTGATTGGCCTTATCCTGGGTGCAATTGTTGGATTGATCCTCGGTCACTATGGTTACGCCGATGCGGTAAAAACGTACATAAAACCCTTCGGTGACCTATTCGTAAGACTTCTAAAGATGCTAGTGATGCCAATAGTCTTCGCCTCACTAGTAGTCGGTGCGGCCAGTATAAGTCCAGCTAGGCTCGGAAGGGTAGGAGTGAAGATAGTAGTTTATTACCTACTAACCTCGGCCTTCGCTGTAACTCTAGGAATAATAATGGCAAGGATCTTCAACCCAGGAGCTGGAATAACTCTAGCCGAGGCTGGAAAGCAGTTCCAACCCAAGCAGGCGCCACCACTAGTTCAAACCCTACTTAACATAATACCAACTAACCCCTTCGGTGCCCTTGCTAACGGTAAAGTGCTCCCAACGATATTCTTCGCGATAGTCCTAGGAATAGCGATAACTTACTTGATGAACAGCAAGGATGAGAGGGTAAGAAAGAGCGCAGAAACGTTGTTGAATGCCATAAACGGTTTGGCCGAGGCAATGTACAAGATAGTCGCCGGAGTTATGCAGTACGCCCCGATAGGTGTCTTTGCGTTGATAGCTAACGTCATGGCAAGTCAGGGAGTTAAGGTAGTCGGAGAACTCGCCAAGGTTACCGTAGCTGTTTACGTCGGTCTAGCTCTCCAGATACTACTAGTATACTTCGTCCTCCTGAAGGTGTTCGGCATCGATCCAATCAAGTTCATAAGCAAGGCGAAAGATGCCATGCTCACGGCGTTCGTCACGAGGAGTTCAAGCGGTACACTGCCTGTTACTATGAGGGTAGCAGAAGACATGGGGATATCCAAGGGAATCTACTCATTCACCCTCCCACTAGGTGCTACAATAAACATGGATGGAACTGCCCTCTACCAGGGTGTCTGTACCTTCTTCATAGCTAACGCCCTAGGAATGCACCTAACCCTTGGCCAGCAATTAACGATAGTTCTTACGGCAGTCTTGGCTTCAATAGGAACCGCTGGAGTTCCTGGAGCTGGTGCCATAATGCTTGCAATGGTTCTTGAGAGCGTCGGTTTGCCTCTAACGGATGCTAACGTTGCTGCTGCATATGCAATGATCCTAGGTATAGATGCGATCCTCGACATGGGTAGAACGATGGTCAACGTTACCGGAGACCTTACTGGAACTGCAATAGTTGCAAAGACCGAGGGCGAACTTAAAGAAGGAATAATATACTGA
- a CDS encoding ASCH domain-containing protein, with amino-acid sequence MQHVIALHQVYGELIFRGLKWHEIRRSRVFEEGDMVFLYIARGDLYTLKKTLRRLGLTEEQTITKRGTIAGGFEVGEVIKADFETLWELTKDTSGLTFVHGEEEGKRWLKRYIDEYGYAFVIEKPFLFKEPVTKEELKEKYGVHVEGIVHLSLRTRRPWVRALLEDLMSRDFEYI; translated from the coding sequence ATGCAACACGTCATTGCACTCCACCAAGTTTACGGAGAACTAATCTTCAGGGGATTAAAATGGCACGAGATTAGGAGAAGCCGGGTTTTCGAGGAGGGGGACATGGTCTTTCTGTACATCGCAAGGGGTGACCTTTACACGCTAAAGAAAACGCTCAGGAGATTAGGTCTCACAGAGGAGCAGACGATAACTAAAAGGGGAACTATAGCTGGGGGTTTTGAAGTAGGGGAAGTCATTAAAGCTGATTTTGAGACCCTTTGGGAACTAACGAAAGATACAAGCGGTTTAACTTTCGTCCACGGGGAAGAGGAGGGGAAGAGGTGGTTGAAGAGGTACATAGATGAATATGGATACGCCTTCGTTATAGAGAAGCCTTTCCTCTTTAAGGAGCCAGTAACTAAGGAAGAACTCAAGGAAAAATACGGCGTCCACGTTGAAGGAATAGTTCACCTCTCCCTAAGAACGAGGCGCCCTTGGGTTAGGGCCCTTCTAGAGGATCTCATGAGTAGGGACTTTGAATACATCTAA
- a CDS encoding Mrp/NBP35 family ATP-binding protein, with protein MTIKAPALNLPGLGADPLTQRIKEKEKKWKYKVAVLSGKGGVGKSTVAVNLTAALAKMGYFVGILDADIHGPNVAKMLGVEKEEIYAEKFDDGHFEMIPPMADFMGQVTPIKVMSMGMMVPEDQPIIWRGALVTKAIKQLLGDVKWGSLDFMIIDFPPGTGDEILTVVQSIQLDAAIIVTTPQEVALLDTGKAVNMMKKMEVPYIAVVENMSYLICPHCGNKIDIFGEGGGEKLAEKEGVDFLGKIPIDLKAREASDLGIPIVLYGDTPAAKAFMEIAEKLVNKLKEMKGDEKKE; from the coding sequence ATGACGATAAAAGCACCGGCTTTAAACTTACCCGGACTTGGCGCTGATCCCTTAACTCAGAGGATTAAGGAGAAAGAGAAAAAGTGGAAGTACAAAGTCGCCGTTCTGAGTGGAAAAGGTGGGGTTGGAAAGAGCACAGTGGCCGTTAACCTTACAGCAGCTCTAGCCAAGATGGGGTACTTCGTTGGAATACTAGATGCCGACATACATGGGCCCAACGTTGCGAAGATGCTCGGGGTTGAGAAGGAGGAGATCTACGCGGAGAAGTTTGACGATGGACACTTCGAGATGATACCGCCAATGGCCGACTTCATGGGTCAGGTTACGCCAATAAAGGTAATGAGCATGGGGATGATGGTTCCCGAGGATCAGCCCATAATATGGAGAGGGGCTTTAGTTACTAAGGCAATAAAGCAACTCCTGGGAGACGTTAAGTGGGGATCCCTAGATTTCATGATAATAGACTTTCCCCCAGGAACTGGAGATGAAATACTGACCGTCGTTCAGAGTATACAGCTCGATGCAGCAATTATAGTTACAACGCCACAAGAGGTTGCCCTCCTAGATACGGGAAAAGCAGTTAACATGATGAAGAAGATGGAGGTTCCCTACATAGCGGTAGTTGAAAACATGAGCTACCTCATATGCCCCCACTGCGGTAACAAGATAGACATCTTCGGAGAGGGCGGAGGAGAGAAGTTAGCTGAAAAGGAGGGAGTTGACTTCCTGGGGAAGATTCCAATAGACCTCAAGGCAAGGGAAGCTAGTGATCTTGGGATACCAATAGTCCTCTATGGAGATACCCCAGCGGCAAAGGCCTTCATGGAGATAGCCGAAAAGCTAGTTAATAAGCTAAAGGAAATGAAGGGTGATGAGAAGAAAGAGTGA
- a CDS encoding tRNA pseudouridine(54/55) synthase Pus10, translated as MIIEKAGKILEEHNLCNHCLGRMFAKLGKGTNEERGRAIRLVLSMEINKEIEEPKNCEICNGIFKRMSEFLNLALEAVKDYEFETFRIGSRFPREILEREKEIWEKFSITTGEPINREFNRELGKMFAKATGKVPSERPDIVIILDPFSRKVELQVNPIYIAGRYRKLVRGIPQTPAPGFDESVATIICRIFKRYFNGKCIFKGAGREDVDVRTLGRGRPFVVEIKNPRKRNVDLKIIEEEINSSRKVEVLELRFINSEEAEKILTTRHRKLYEALVYVREGITREEVTKVVKSLRGATIRQRTPRRVLNSRSDLVRIRKVYDAEGEYLDEHHFKLKLLTDGGLYIKELISGDRGRTKPSVSEILGKEAWCELLDVLDVLEEDENVKGNSREV; from the coding sequence ATGATAATTGAAAAAGCTGGGAAGATACTAGAGGAGCATAACCTATGCAACCACTGCCTCGGAAGGATGTTCGCCAAGTTGGGGAAGGGAACGAATGAGGAGAGGGGAAGAGCTATAAGACTAGTTCTAAGCATGGAAATCAACAAGGAAATTGAAGAGCCGAAAAATTGCGAGATTTGTAATGGGATATTCAAAAGAATGAGCGAGTTCCTAAATTTAGCACTTGAAGCTGTTAAGGATTATGAATTCGAAACGTTCAGGATAGGTTCTAGGTTCCCGAGAGAGATCCTAGAAAGGGAAAAGGAAATTTGGGAGAAGTTCTCAATAACAACTGGGGAACCGATAAATAGGGAATTTAACAGGGAACTTGGAAAAATGTTCGCTAAAGCTACTGGAAAGGTTCCAAGCGAGAGGCCGGATATCGTTATAATCCTTGACCCCTTTTCCAGGAAGGTTGAGCTCCAAGTTAATCCCATCTACATAGCTGGAAGGTACAGAAAGCTAGTGAGGGGAATCCCACAGACGCCGGCCCCTGGTTTTGACGAAAGTGTGGCAACTATAATCTGCAGAATTTTCAAGAGGTACTTCAACGGAAAGTGCATCTTCAAAGGAGCCGGAAGGGAGGACGTTGACGTAAGAACCCTGGGAAGGGGTAGACCCTTCGTCGTTGAAATTAAAAATCCTAGGAAGAGAAACGTTGACCTTAAGATAATAGAGGAAGAGATAAACTCTTCTAGAAAAGTCGAAGTTCTAGAACTTAGATTCATTAATTCAGAGGAAGCCGAGAAGATATTAACTACGAGGCATAGAAAGCTGTACGAAGCTCTAGTCTACGTTAGGGAAGGAATCACGAGAGAAGAAGTTACAAAGGTAGTTAAATCTCTCAGAGGAGCCACGATAAGACAGAGAACTCCCAGGAGAGTTCTAAACAGTAGGAGCGACTTAGTTAGAATAAGGAAAGTTTACGATGCCGAAGGCGAGTACTTGGATGAACATCACTTTAAGTTAAAACTACTGACCGATGGAGGTTTATATATCAAAGAGTTAATCTCCGGAGATAGAGGGAGAACTAAGCCTTCAGTTTCCGAAATATTGGGGAAAGAAGCCTGGTGTGAACTTTTGGATGTTTTGGACGTATTGGAGGAGGATGAAAATGTTAAGGGAAATTCTCGAGAGGTTTGA